The window atttatCTGTATTGACTCAGGTTTCTTTTCAGATATGTGATAGATGTTTTCTAGGGACAAAACGGATGTGTGAATagataaggaaggaaaagatattCTTCTTTCAATTAAGAAATCTACCTATCTCTTAACTATTTTTTAAGAATGGAGCTATTGAAGAAAACGTTTCATCAGTCAGCAATAAGAAACAAAGTAATGCttatcaacattaaaaaaaatcatacttgGTTTACTTAGTTCAAGCATACAATCAGTGGAAATCACTCAGTTTGGTTCCCTGTGTTGGAATTTTACATGTAGCTTTCAGTGAACTGAGGTCTTATTGATCAGACTGgctttatttcacatttttgtcccttttttttttccccagatgcTGCCTTTGGGGTTGAGGTGAGTGGGAGAGTTCTTCCTGtgctccttttttcttttctctttttttcctttcttaattaGTATCACTGTAATCAGATCCCACAGTGTAAAATGTTAAATTATGCAGATCTGAGCTCTACATCTATGCTGCATGTAAGTAATGTAGCAGTGATATAAAATTGCTGGATGAATTAATTTCTGACCAACTCTAAGCTGGTCTAAGATTTAAGTTGGTTATATGGTtgatgaaatcatagaatggtttgggttggaagggacctttaagatcatccagttccaacccccctgctataggcagggacaacTCCCACCAGACtaagttgctcaaagccccatccataTGATCAGCTCTAGATTGACGGCAATAGACTATAGCAATAAGAACTACCCCAAAGCAACctactgaaagaagaaagtactGTGAGGCACTCCGGCTCCTGAACCCCAGGTTGTTAGACTTGTTCTTTTGAATAAACATGTTTGTGTGTTGAGAATGAAAGAGTAACAATGGAAGAACACTGCTGGGGCCAACTCTCAGATTCTGTAAAATGGTGCCTGGGGGGCATGATAGATCCCTGCTGGTTTATCATATGGGAAGCTGCATGGCTGTAACCCTATTGTGCAATCCTCCTCTCCCACTGCATGGGGAGGAGGCCGGATCTGGTCACTGTCCCACTGAAAATGAGAGATATATCTATAAACTGTCACTTCATCCtgttgcagtatttttctttgacagGTGGACTGCAGTAGGTTTCCCAACGCTACAAATGAGGAAGGCAAAGACGTATTAGTCTGCACCGAAGACCTCCGTCCCATCTGCGGTACCGATGGAGTCACTTACAGCAACGACTGCTTGCTGTGTGCCTACAACATGTGTGTACTGCAGAGAGAGCTCATCCTGCAAGCAAGCAGCTATGCTTAGGGCTCCTGGCAGCACCCCTTTCCAACAAGCAGTGATCTGTCACATGTCACTTATGTCAACTCTTTCAGAGCAAGCTTGAGTATCACTGCGTGACACTCCGTTGCCTAGACATCACTTTGGTTACTGTGTCTTTTTTGTTGATGTAATTTATTCAGgtttttctcctccatctcGGGGATGAGGCAGATGGCAGCCCCTAGGGCATATCTCATCCCAGCAAAAAGGAGCAAAAGGATGGAGAGATGCTCTAATTTGAATGGTCCAAAACAGTCCTAAAGATTTCAGGGTCTTTAAATCCCTGCCAACCACTCAGTGAGGGCTGGTTGGGGAGCATGGCACTACCCTCTccaatacaaatatatatatatctatgtatataCACAAAGATGACTTAGCAAGACTCAGGCTCATTGCATTAGGTACATATTCCCAGCACCAAGAAGACTTTGCTGAGCTTCCTAATGTCTGTTTTCCCTCTCTAGAGAATATGGAACCAATATCAGCAAAGAGCATGATGGAGAATGCAGGGAAGCTGTTCCTGTAAGTGAAACCAAGTTCATCCTTCGTGCAGCCAAAACTGCTTATTGACTTGCccaataaataatttaaatgctgAATAAGAGGGCATGTGAGGTGTTCGAATCTTGTATTGATCATCTACTGGTGAAGTTTCATCACaataacaccaaaaaaaaaaaaaacgtttcCTGCTAAGATAGCATCCTAAGAGGCCCAATACATGCACTCCCCGGGTCTATGTGGTCACTGTAAGCCCTCACTAGCGCTTTGCTGTGTGCTCCTTCCACAGGTGGACTGCAGCAGGTATCCCAACATGACAAGTGAGGAAGGCAAAGTGCTGATCCTCTGCAACAAGGCCTTCAACCCCGTCTGCGGTACTGATGGGGTCACCTACGACAACGAGTGTCTGCTGTGTGCCCACAACGTGTGAGTACTGTGCAGAGCTCCCATGGCAGGAATGGGTCCTGTGCTCCT of the Numida meleagris isolate 19003 breed g44 Domestic line chromosome 12, NumMel1.0, whole genome shotgun sequence genome contains:
- the LOC110405527 gene encoding ovomucoid, giving the protein MAMAGVFVLFSFALCGFLPDAAFGVEVDCSRFPNATNEEGKDVLVCTEDLRPICGTDGVTYSNDCLLCAYNIEYGTNISKEHDGECREAVPVDCSRYPNMTSEEGKVLILCNKAFNPVCGTDGVTYDNECLLCAHNVEQGTSVGKKHDGECRKELAAVDCSEYPKPACTMEYRPLCGSDNKTYDNKCNFCNAVVESNGTLTLSHFGKC